In Paenibacillus sonchi, a single genomic region encodes these proteins:
- a CDS encoding YmfQ family protein, producing MTYGENLYGTLSYSSSPATQDGPEFSKPDLMKYLPEYYQGVLEMEQIQDSHAAECGQLAYSIEDSALQTNVESATWGLARWEKVLALTTDNTKSYAARREMIKAKLRGSGTTTPEMIRRTASAFSGGDVQVVEVPGAYSFEVRFVGTLGIPENMAGLIQIIEEIKPAHLDYKFVYSYTWWNSLKSLTWNAAHARTWNELRVYE from the coding sequence ATGACCTATGGCGAGAATTTATACGGGACCCTAAGCTATTCTTCCAGTCCCGCCACACAAGACGGGCCGGAATTTAGCAAACCTGACCTGATGAAATACCTGCCGGAGTATTATCAGGGTGTACTTGAGATGGAACAGATCCAGGATAGCCATGCTGCGGAATGCGGACAGCTGGCCTATTCGATAGAGGATTCAGCATTGCAGACGAATGTGGAGTCGGCAACCTGGGGGCTTGCGCGCTGGGAAAAGGTGCTGGCCCTGACCACAGACAATACCAAATCCTATGCCGCCCGCCGGGAAATGATCAAAGCCAAGCTGCGCGGAAGCGGGACCACTACGCCGGAGATGATCCGGCGGACGGCGTCCGCTTTTTCCGGAGGGGATGTTCAGGTTGTGGAGGTGCCGGGAGCGTACAGCTTTGAGGTGCGTTTTGTAGGGACGCTGGGCATCCCGGAGAACATGGCAGGGTTAATCCAAATCATAGAAGAGATTAAGCCTGCCCATCTGGATTATAAGTTTGTGTACAGCTATACCTGGTGGAATTCGCTGAAGTCACTCACCTGGAATGCTGCGCACGCCAGAACATGGAATGAATTAAGAGTATACGAATAG
- a CDS encoding YbbR-like domain-containing protein, translated as MDKWMKNNNFNKILALAFAIILWTIVHVDTAPTSQTTVNKESKIIENVKIEVKGFDEDKYVITSQDAVSVRLEVLGKKSDLTYKFSDAYKVWIDLSNIQPGDTTLPLHYSLPSGVTLQDINPNEVNVRVELRNTKSFPVSIVTKGKPAAGYQVGAPVIDPAEAQVTLASSELSKVSKVQGTIELDGESETIKDKKLKLYAVDSSGNEIKDAVIEPSAVTVDLPVTMPFKSLPLDISFTGQLPGALALSRVLPGQDTVTVYGTEESLAGLSSYEATLNLSAIDSAGTKELKLELPAPEGTVKIEPAVLNVSVVTSEVAEKTIDNIPIKLEGVDNGLSARITDPASKAVALTVSGAPALLNQLDKNNISVVADVVGLTAGNHAVTLHVSLPRFIALANASQRLTATVELLAPATPEPTATPDNSSAAVTPEPSTEPAFVEESPTAPPQSPDTAEPTVTPTPSEGVPENGANSGALNGVGNNISSTDGT; from the coding sequence ATGGATAAGTGGATGAAGAACAACAATTTTAACAAAATTCTTGCCCTTGCCTTTGCGATTATCCTGTGGACCATCGTCCATGTAGATACTGCACCTACCAGCCAGACCACGGTCAACAAGGAGTCCAAAATTATCGAAAATGTTAAGATAGAGGTCAAAGGATTCGATGAGGACAAATATGTAATCACATCCCAGGATGCCGTAAGCGTCAGACTCGAGGTCCTGGGCAAAAAATCGGATCTTACCTATAAATTTTCGGATGCCTATAAAGTGTGGATTGATTTAAGCAACATTCAACCGGGGGATACCACACTGCCGCTTCATTATTCACTTCCGAGCGGAGTGACGCTGCAGGATATTAACCCCAATGAAGTGAATGTCCGTGTGGAACTGCGGAATACCAAGTCTTTTCCTGTTTCCATCGTTACTAAAGGGAAGCCGGCGGCGGGTTATCAGGTGGGTGCACCTGTCATAGATCCAGCGGAAGCGCAGGTTACGCTGGCTTCAAGTGAGCTTAGCAAGGTGTCCAAGGTACAGGGGACCATTGAACTGGATGGAGAAAGCGAGACGATTAAGGATAAAAAGCTGAAGCTGTACGCAGTTGACAGCAGCGGCAATGAGATTAAGGATGCGGTCATCGAGCCGTCCGCTGTTACTGTGGATCTGCCGGTCACTATGCCATTCAAAAGCCTGCCGCTTGACATCAGCTTTACCGGCCAGCTTCCAGGAGCGTTGGCGTTGTCCCGGGTGTTGCCCGGGCAGGACACGGTAACGGTATATGGAACCGAAGAGTCCTTAGCCGGTTTATCCTCCTATGAAGCAACGCTGAATTTAAGCGCAATAGATTCCGCAGGTACAAAAGAGCTGAAGCTGGAGCTGCCTGCTCCGGAAGGCACGGTGAAGATTGAACCTGCAGTCTTGAATGTGTCTGTAGTGACCTCGGAAGTAGCCGAGAAAACCATCGATAATATCCCCATTAAGCTGGAGGGGGTAGACAACGGGCTATCCGCTCGGATCACAGATCCAGCCAGCAAAGCTGTTGCTCTGACAGTATCTGGAGCCCCGGCTTTGCTGAATCAGCTGGACAAAAATAATATCAGTGTGGTGGCGGATGTTGTTGGCCTCACGGCCGGTAACCATGCCGTAACGCTGCATGTCTCGCTGCCCAGGTTCATTGCTCTCGCAAATGCATCGCAACGGCTCACGGCAACGGTAGAACTGCTGGCTCCGGCCACGCCGGAACCCACAGCAACGCCGGATAACAGCAGTGCAGCAGTGACCCCTGAGCCAAGTACGGAGCCAGCCTTCGTTGAAGAGAGCCCGACAGCACCTCCACAGAGCCCGGACACTGCTGAGCCTACAGTCACGCCAACCCCTTCCGAAGGGGTACCGGAGAACGGTGCTAATTCAGGTGCTCTTAACGGAGTTGGCAACAATATAAGCAGTACGGATGGAACGTAA
- a CDS encoding baseplate J/gp47 family protein, which translates to MYEDQTFEALLERMLDRVPSSLDKREGSIIYDALAPAAAEMAQMYIELDVNSNLFFADTATGEYLERSIAWSGITRRAASKAELKAMFYNSANELLDIPPGSRFSLDLLHYTAVEKLAPRTYRLESETAGEEGNRYFGSLLPIDYIPDLTRGEITALLIPGENAEDDEALRQRYLESVRRPSTSGNKYHYMEWALQIDGVGGARVFPLWNGPKTVKVVIVDAAKRPASELLVSQVQQYIDPVSGQGEGQAPVGAVVTVAAAAGKNISVSAKVTLASGYSLQAVIDAFKEILEKYRKEKAFTASYISQSVIGSLLLDTEGVVDYSGLKLNGVTGNVTLSETEVPLFSSVALEV; encoded by the coding sequence GTGTATGAAGATCAGACGTTCGAGGCTCTGCTTGAGCGGATGCTGGACCGGGTGCCATCCAGCCTGGATAAACGTGAAGGCAGCATCATTTACGATGCGCTGGCTCCGGCGGCCGCCGAAATGGCCCAGATGTATATTGAGCTGGATGTAAACAGCAATCTGTTTTTCGCGGATACGGCTACTGGTGAATATTTGGAACGCAGCATTGCCTGGTCGGGAATAACCAGACGTGCCGCAAGCAAGGCCGAGCTTAAAGCAATGTTCTATAACAGTGCTAATGAACTGCTGGATATTCCGCCGGGCAGCCGTTTTTCGCTCGATTTGCTGCATTATACGGCGGTGGAGAAGCTGGCTCCGAGAACCTACAGGCTGGAGAGCGAAACAGCGGGGGAGGAAGGCAACCGGTATTTTGGCTCCTTGCTGCCTATTGATTATATTCCTGATCTGACACGCGGAGAGATAACAGCTCTGCTGATTCCCGGTGAAAATGCCGAGGATGACGAGGCGCTGCGCCAGCGTTATCTGGAGTCGGTCAGACGCCCGTCAACGAGCGGCAACAAATATCATTATATGGAATGGGCGCTGCAAATAGACGGCGTAGGGGGAGCGCGGGTTTTTCCGTTATGGAATGGACCGAAGACGGTAAAGGTGGTCATTGTGGATGCCGCGAAGCGGCCTGCCTCAGAATTGCTGGTGTCCCAGGTGCAGCAATATATCGATCCTGTCTCTGGACAGGGTGAAGGCCAAGCGCCGGTGGGTGCGGTAGTGACTGTGGCGGCTGCAGCCGGGAAAAACATCAGCGTGAGCGCCAAGGTTACACTTGCTTCCGGTTATAGTCTGCAGGCGGTAATCGATGCTTTTAAGGAGATCCTGGAGAAATACCGCAAGGAAAAGGCCTTTACTGCGTCCTATATCAGCCAATCTGTAATTGGCTCGCTGCTGCTGGATACAGAAGGCGTTGTCGACTATAGCGGGCTGAAGCTGAACGGCGTAACGGGCAATGTCACTCTAAGCGAAACTGAAGTGCCGCTGTTCAGCAGCGTCGCGCTGGAGGTGTAG
- a CDS encoding zf-HC2 domain-containing protein codes for MECKLAVSMMHDYLDDDLPELQQRELKEHLLSCTDCRAKFKELEQTDMLMFSLMHQNPVASEDLVGRIMNSLPHVKKERAFITWIKRHPALTAASVFILVMLMSSVTFWNQDRQLVVRGSDLEQVVIKGDTVIVPSGKTISGDLTVENGKTQVYGEVNGNVTVIDGSLYQASTAHISGQVKSIDQAVSWLWYKVTNMFSEVAYR; via the coding sequence ATGGAATGCAAACTGGCCGTCTCTATGATGCACGACTACCTGGATGACGACTTGCCCGAACTGCAGCAGAGGGAATTGAAGGAGCATCTTCTATCCTGTACAGATTGCCGTGCCAAGTTCAAAGAATTGGAACAGACCGATATGCTGATGTTTTCCCTGATGCACCAGAATCCTGTGGCTTCTGAGGATCTTGTAGGCCGGATTATGAATTCATTACCGCATGTCAAGAAGGAGCGGGCTTTTATTACCTGGATCAAGCGGCATCCTGCGCTTACAGCGGCGTCCGTATTTATTCTCGTAATGCTGATGAGCTCCGTTACTTTTTGGAATCAGGACCGGCAGCTTGTTGTCAGGGGAAGTGACCTGGAACAGGTTGTCATCAAGGGTGATACGGTTATTGTACCTTCCGGCAAAACAATATCCGGTGATCTGACGGTGGAGAATGGTAAAACTCAGGTGTATGGTGAAGTGAACGGCAATGTGACGGTGATCGACGGCTCCTTGTATCAGGCTTCAACAGCCCATATCTCCGGGCAAGTCAAAAGCATAGACCAAGCGGTAAGTTGGCTCTGGTATAAAGTGACGAACATGTTCTCTGAAGTTGCCTACCGTTAA
- the ppc gene encoding phosphoenolpyruvate carboxylase, with product MTELTTAVSKSNSNNLLRRDVRFLGNILGEVLVHQGGNELLEIVEKIRETSKSLRSLFLPELHNEFKELINSLDPENRHQVIRAFAIYFQLVNIAEQNHRIRRKRDYERSAGETVQPGSIESAIQELRERDFSHEDVHEIMNGLSLELVMTAHPTEAMRRAILDIHKRISDDVMGLDNPTLTFREREQLREKLLNEVITLWQTDELRDRKPTVLDEVRNGMYYFHETIFQVLPDVYQELERCLSKYYPGQNWHVPTYLRFGSWIGGDRDGNPSVTAAVTLQTLRLQRKLAIREYQRIMRELMQYLSFSTSIVKVTPELLQSIELDRGIIHLDKAKSWHNDNEPYRIKLAYMIAKTQNVMDDEKKGTPERYASPEQFIDDLNVIDRSLRHHYADYVADTYIKKLIRQVELFGFHTATLDVRQHSQEHENAMTEILAKMNVTQDYAKLQESEKIELLEKLLNDPRPLTSPYQTYSESTEECLAVYRAIFTAQEEYGKQCITSYLISMAEAASDILEVMVFSKEVGLFRKDNDGTVVCTLQAVPLFETIDDLHDAPQIMRTLLNLPIYRDAVRAMNDLQEIMLGYSDSNKDGGVVTANYELRVALKEITATADEFGIKLKFFHGRGGALGRGGMPLNRSILAQPASTIGGGIKITEQGEVISSRYSMQGIAYRSLEQATSALITAAINARSPQADLYEPKWEEIVARISEVSLSKYQDLIFRDPDFLNYFKESTPLPEVGELNIGSRPSKRKNSDRFEDLRAIPWVFAWTQSRYLLPAWYAAGTGLQSFYDDKEENLKIMQHMYEKFSFFTTLIDTLQMAIAKADLIIAKEYAGMGKNEEARQRIFGQIEAEFKLTSELILKITGQQDILDNVPVIQESIRLRNPYVDPLSYLQVQLLSELRALREAEGDDAELLREVLLTINGIAAGLRNTG from the coding sequence ATGACCGAACTTACGACTGCCGTGAGCAAAAGCAACTCTAACAATCTGCTGCGGCGTGACGTACGGTTCCTGGGGAATATTTTGGGCGAAGTCTTGGTTCACCAAGGCGGCAACGAACTGCTGGAGATCGTAGAGAAGATCCGCGAAACCAGCAAATCGCTGCGCTCATTGTTTTTGCCTGAACTGCACAATGAATTCAAGGAGCTAATCAATTCACTTGATCCTGAGAATCGACACCAGGTGATACGGGCGTTCGCTATTTATTTTCAATTGGTGAACATTGCCGAGCAGAACCACCGGATTCGCCGAAAACGCGACTACGAACGTTCAGCCGGGGAGACTGTACAGCCTGGTTCTATCGAAAGCGCGATTCAGGAGCTCCGCGAGCGGGATTTCTCACACGAGGATGTTCATGAGATCATGAACGGCCTGTCACTGGAGCTGGTCATGACGGCTCACCCTACGGAAGCCATGCGGCGGGCGATCCTTGATATTCATAAGCGTATCTCCGATGATGTGATGGGTCTGGATAACCCTACCCTGACATTCCGGGAACGCGAACAGCTGCGTGAGAAGCTGCTGAATGAAGTTATTACCTTGTGGCAGACGGATGAGTTGCGTGACCGCAAGCCTACGGTATTGGATGAAGTCCGCAATGGAATGTACTATTTCCATGAGACGATTTTTCAGGTGCTGCCGGATGTGTATCAAGAACTTGAACGATGTCTAAGCAAATATTATCCGGGCCAGAATTGGCATGTTCCAACCTATCTGCGTTTTGGCTCGTGGATCGGCGGGGACCGTGACGGCAACCCTTCAGTAACGGCGGCTGTGACCTTACAGACTCTGCGTTTGCAGCGTAAGCTGGCGATTCGGGAATATCAGCGCATTATGCGCGAACTGATGCAGTATCTGAGCTTTAGTACAAGCATCGTTAAGGTAACGCCGGAGCTGCTGCAATCCATTGAACTGGATCGGGGCATTATTCATCTGGATAAGGCGAAATCCTGGCATAATGATAATGAGCCGTACCGGATTAAGCTTGCCTATATGATCGCGAAGACACAGAACGTTATGGATGATGAGAAAAAAGGTACGCCTGAGCGCTACGCTTCACCGGAGCAATTTATAGATGATTTGAATGTGATTGACCGCAGTCTGCGGCATCACTATGCCGACTATGTTGCGGATACCTACATTAAGAAATTGATTCGCCAGGTAGAGTTGTTTGGATTCCATACCGCAACTCTTGATGTCCGCCAGCACAGCCAGGAGCATGAAAATGCGATGACCGAGATTCTGGCCAAAATGAATGTTACGCAGGATTATGCCAAACTGCAGGAGAGCGAGAAGATCGAGCTTCTGGAAAAACTGCTGAATGATCCGCGTCCGCTAACTTCGCCGTATCAGACCTACAGCGAAAGCACGGAGGAATGTCTTGCTGTGTACCGTGCCATTTTTACGGCGCAAGAGGAGTACGGCAAACAATGTATCACTAGCTACCTGATCAGTATGGCTGAAGCTGCGAGCGATATTCTGGAGGTTATGGTGTTCTCCAAGGAAGTCGGCTTATTCCGCAAAGACAACGATGGAACGGTTGTTTGCACACTTCAGGCTGTGCCACTGTTCGAAACCATTGACGATCTGCATGATGCACCGCAAATCATGCGGACATTGCTCAACCTGCCGATCTACCGTGATGCGGTTAGGGCGATGAATGACCTGCAGGAGATCATGCTGGGATATTCGGACAGCAACAAGGATGGCGGCGTGGTTACCGCCAACTATGAGCTGCGGGTGGCACTTAAGGAAATTACGGCTACGGCGGATGAATTCGGCATCAAACTGAAATTTTTCCATGGCCGCGGCGGAGCCCTTGGCCGTGGAGGCATGCCGCTGAACCGCAGTATTCTGGCACAACCGGCCTCGACGATTGGCGGCGGCATTAAGATTACAGAGCAGGGCGAGGTCATCTCCTCACGGTACTCGATGCAGGGAATCGCCTACCGCAGCTTGGAACAGGCAACCTCCGCGCTGATCACGGCAGCGATTAATGCCAGATCACCGCAGGCTGATCTGTACGAGCCTAAATGGGAAGAGATTGTGGCCCGGATTTCTGAAGTATCACTGAGCAAATATCAGGACCTGATCTTCCGTGATCCGGATTTCCTGAACTACTTCAAGGAATCGACGCCGCTTCCTGAGGTTGGAGAGCTTAATATTGGGTCGCGTCCTTCCAAACGAAAGAACAGCGACCGCTTTGAAGATCTGCGTGCAATCCCGTGGGTTTTTGCCTGGACACAGAGCCGTTACCTGCTTCCTGCATGGTACGCTGCCGGAACGGGGCTGCAGAGCTTCTACGACGACAAGGAAGAGAACCTGAAGATCATGCAGCATATGTATGAAAAATTTTCGTTCTTCACTACGTTAATTGATACTCTGCAAATGGCGATTGCCAAGGCGGATCTGATTATTGCCAAGGAATACGCCGGCATGGGCAAAAATGAGGAGGCGCGTCAGCGCATCTTCGGACAGATCGAAGCGGAATTCAAGCTGACCTCCGAGCTGATTCTCAAGATCACCGGACAGCAGGATATTCTGGATAACGTTCCTGTCATCCAGGAATCCATTCGCTTGCGGAATCCTTACGTTGATCCGCTCAGCTACCTGCAGGTGCAGCTTTTGTCTGAGCTGAGAGCCCTTCGTGAAGCCGAGGGCGATGACGCCGAGCTTCTGCGCGAGGTGCTGCTTACAATCAATGGCATTGCCGCCGGACTGCGGAATACCGGCTGA
- a CDS encoding DUF2793 domain-containing protein produces MAQTIQVKRGTRAELAAYGVLQAGEMGFCTDTKEVYIGDGTSNSMVGRAMSGPEASRPAAASAGRVYIVTSGTNSGYLYFDDGAAWRRINVQKLSDLTGSVDEVADGATYAKVLKADITAGHVNKISDGTNIKTAAEIKTHIDDASKHRVINDAGTAITDLWSAQKIRNEIELAKHNIEPQSSVKDQNLAIPPVSPAEGDRYIIPAAATGVWAGKTSQIAEYQSAAWVYYTPAVGWTAYVDDEQKIYSWNGSAWVRTGGALQTITAGNGLTGGGQADSVTLNIGAGYGIGVTADAIAVTAGKGITVDANGVAANVDGSSIVYDTVNGNRLMVGAIDGGTF; encoded by the coding sequence ATGGCACAAACCATTCAAGTAAAACGCGGCACCCGGGCGGAGCTTGCCGCTTATGGAGTTCTGCAGGCGGGCGAGATGGGCTTCTGCACAGATACCAAGGAAGTCTATATTGGTGACGGCACCTCCAACTCCATGGTTGGCCGGGCGATGTCCGGTCCGGAGGCTTCACGTCCGGCAGCCGCTTCTGCGGGGCGGGTATACATTGTAACCAGCGGAACGAACAGCGGCTATTTGTATTTTGACGATGGCGCGGCCTGGCGCCGGATCAATGTGCAGAAGCTGAGTGATCTGACAGGGTCAGTGGACGAGGTTGCCGATGGGGCAACCTATGCCAAGGTACTGAAGGCAGACATCACGGCAGGACATGTAAATAAGATCTCTGACGGCACAAATATCAAAACTGCAGCTGAGATCAAAACCCATATCGACGATGCGTCCAAGCACCGTGTAATCAATGATGCGGGAACGGCTATTACCGATCTGTGGTCAGCACAAAAAATCAGGAATGAGATCGAGCTGGCCAAGCATAACATCGAGCCGCAGAGTTCAGTGAAGGACCAGAATCTGGCCATTCCCCCGGTGAGTCCTGCGGAGGGCGACCGTTACATTATTCCTGCGGCGGCAACAGGCGTCTGGGCGGGCAAAACCAGTCAAATTGCCGAGTATCAATCTGCGGCATGGGTGTATTATACACCGGCTGTGGGCTGGACGGCTTATGTTGACGATGAGCAGAAAATCTATAGCTGGAACGGCAGTGCCTGGGTTCGTACGGGTGGAGCATTACAGACGATTACAGCCGGCAATGGCCTTACCGGGGGCGGACAAGCCGATTCAGTAACACTGAACATTGGGGCAGGCTACGGGATTGGTGTGACCGCCGATGCGATTGCAGTGACCGCCGGCAAAGGGATCACCGTCGATGCGAACGGTGTAGCGGCCAATGTAGATGGAAGCAGCATCGTATACGACACAGTTAATGGCAACCGGCTGATGGTGGGTGCTATTGACGGCGGCACATTCTAG
- the sigW gene encoding RNA polymerase sigma factor SigW, with product MENLEGRLTKLALKGDQRAFAELVELYKDKIYHLAYRMLNNRHEAEDIVQETFLRVYRNLDRYDDKQKFSTWIYRIGTNLCIDRLRKRRPTYSLDAEMNDQEGIDGYSMIPSDNVTPETELLLSETQSLIYEAIDSLPVKYRSVMILRYLQDLSLQEISDVMDMPVTTIKTRVHRGREFLRKKLGPKM from the coding sequence GTGGAGAATTTGGAAGGCAGATTGACAAAGCTCGCCTTGAAGGGCGACCAAAGGGCATTTGCCGAGCTTGTGGAACTATATAAAGACAAAATATATCATTTGGCCTACCGGATGCTGAACAACCGCCATGAGGCGGAGGATATTGTTCAGGAAACGTTTTTACGCGTGTACCGGAATTTGGACCGTTACGATGACAAACAGAAATTTTCAACCTGGATCTACCGCATCGGCACGAACCTTTGTATTGACCGGCTCCGCAAGCGGCGGCCGACGTATTCATTGGATGCCGAGATGAATGACCAGGAGGGGATTGACGGCTATTCCATGATCCCCAGCGATAATGTGACCCCGGAAACAGAACTGCTGCTCTCCGAGACGCAGAGTCTGATCTATGAGGCCATCGACAGCCTGCCTGTGAAATACAGGTCGGTGATGATTTTGCGCTACCTGCAGGATTTATCTCTTCAGGAGATTAGTGACGTCATGGATATGCCTGTAACTACGATTAAGACCCGCGTGCACCGCGGACGGGAATTTTTACGTAAAAAATTAGGCCCCAAAATGTAA
- a CDS encoding XkdW family protein translates to MLNPALAILYMYPSADPTKDFMVQDDGDGKGPYIAAWNLDKPKPTEAELQAAWKAYQEAEANKPPELTELEQLQKENLLLKSQNNALSERADFIEDIIAEMAMRVYQ, encoded by the coding sequence ATGTTGAATCCGGCTTTAGCAATCTTATATATGTATCCAAGTGCAGACCCAACCAAGGATTTTATGGTACAAGACGATGGAGACGGAAAAGGCCCATACATCGCCGCCTGGAATCTGGACAAACCCAAACCCACAGAAGCTGAACTGCAAGCAGCCTGGAAAGCCTACCAGGAAGCCGAAGCCAACAAGCCGCCGGAACTTACTGAACTTGAACAGCTCCAAAAGGAGAATCTTCTGCTGAAGTCGCAAAACAATGCTCTGTCCGAGCGGGCTGACTTTATTGAAGATATTATTGCAGAGATGGCGATGAGGGTCTATCAGTAA
- a CDS encoding M15 family metallopeptidase, translated as MLTLTQIKNKSASRLIGLHPVVLAAVGALIERSYACGVPILITQGLRTAAEQDALYAQGRTKPGAIVTNARGGQSYHNYGLAVDFALLLPNGSSVSWDMVRDGDNDQAADWLEVVQQAKRLGFEWGGDWTSLKDYPHFQMSFGLTLSKLRAGVQPSLQAVEAAYKLINGRTKEEQNLNSDVITIVKVNGAKIADGRLENGVTYVPVRAVAEALGASVGYDSVTQTIEITSGKWPLE; from the coding sequence ATGCTGACCCTGACACAAATCAAAAATAAATCCGCTTCCCGCCTAATCGGCCTGCATCCCGTCGTACTCGCAGCAGTGGGTGCTCTAATCGAACGCAGTTACGCCTGCGGTGTCCCGATCCTCATTACGCAAGGACTCCGGACGGCTGCTGAGCAGGATGCGCTCTATGCTCAAGGACGCACGAAGCCGGGGGCGATTGTTACCAATGCCCGGGGAGGACAGAGCTACCACAATTATGGCTTGGCGGTTGATTTTGCATTGCTGCTGCCGAATGGCTCAAGCGTGTCCTGGGACATGGTGCGCGACGGAGACAATGATCAGGCAGCGGATTGGCTGGAGGTGGTGCAGCAGGCTAAGCGACTGGGGTTTGAATGGGGTGGAGACTGGACGAGTCTAAAGGATTATCCCCATTTTCAGATGAGCTTCGGATTAACGCTTTCCAAGCTGCGAGCGGGAGTACAGCCTTCATTACAAGCGGTGGAAGCAGCGTATAAGCTAATCAACGGAAGGACTAAGGAGGAACAGAATCTGAATAGTGATGTGATTACAATAGTAAAAGTAAATGGCGCAAAAATAGCCGACGGCCGGTTAGAGAACGGTGTAACTTATGTGCCTGTACGTGCTGTAGCGGAGGCGCTGGGAGCTTCGGTTGGTTATGATTCGGTTACCCAAACTATTGAGATTACAAGTGGCAAATGGCCGCTAGAATAA
- the cdaA gene encoding diadenylate cyclase CdaA, with translation MSYFSDMTWKDSIKDIIDILIVSYIIYKVLNMVRGTRAVQLLKGILVLVVIWALSTLLDLYTLKWLMNQIFTFGIFAIFIIFQPELRRGLEQLGRGKFFGRAAENDEEISKLIGEVIKAVNYLAQRKIGALIVFERATGLNEYTESGIPMRSVVSSELLINIFIPNTPLHDGALIMQEGQIAAAACYLPLSENPFISKELGTRHRAAIGISEVADSVSVVVSEETGQISLAINGQIVRDIKEESLISKLYEELRATSSLKEKSSAFWKRKGDKNNG, from the coding sequence ATGAGTTATTTTTCAGACATGACATGGAAAGATTCCATTAAAGATATAATCGATATACTGATCGTCAGCTATATTATTTACAAAGTGCTCAATATGGTGCGCGGAACCCGGGCGGTTCAGCTGCTCAAGGGGATTCTGGTGCTGGTTGTGATTTGGGCACTGAGCACACTGCTCGATTTGTATACCCTCAAATGGCTGATGAACCAGATTTTTACCTTCGGGATCTTTGCGATATTTATTATCTTTCAGCCGGAACTGCGAAGGGGGCTGGAGCAGCTTGGCCGGGGCAAGTTTTTTGGACGGGCTGCCGAGAACGATGAAGAGATCAGCAAGCTGATCGGTGAAGTCATTAAAGCTGTGAATTATTTAGCGCAGCGAAAAATAGGCGCGTTAATTGTCTTCGAAAGAGCGACCGGGCTCAACGAATATACGGAATCCGGTATTCCTATGCGTTCTGTGGTCAGTTCCGAGCTGCTGATCAATATTTTTATTCCGAATACGCCGCTGCACGACGGTGCGCTGATTATGCAGGAAGGGCAGATTGCCGCTGCCGCCTGTTATTTGCCGCTGTCGGAGAATCCGTTTATCAGCAAGGAACTGGGGACCCGTCACCGCGCCGCGATCGGGATTAGTGAAGTAGCTGACTCTGTCTCCGTTGTAGTCTCGGAAGAGACCGGACAGATTTCGCTGGCGATTAACGGGCAGATCGTGCGCGATATTAAGGAAGAATCCTTGATCTCCAAGCTGTATGAGGAACTGCGTGCCACTTCATCGCTCAAGGAGAAAAGCTCCGCTTTCTGGAAACGGAAGGGGGATAAGAACAATGGATAA
- a CDS encoding holin yields the protein MIQSDILDNVLAFASVLAVFTLALVQLIKNNINLPRNAVPFIGLGIGLLIGAAAYPFTDLGLTLRLWSGGLAGLSATGLFELAFNDRPGTTSK from the coding sequence ATGATCCAAAGTGATATTCTGGATAATGTATTGGCTTTTGCATCGGTATTAGCGGTATTTACACTTGCCTTGGTGCAGTTGATCAAAAATAATATCAATCTTCCGCGCAATGCAGTGCCTTTTATCGGACTTGGGATTGGGCTGCTCATAGGGGCTGCTGCGTATCCTTTTACCGACCTGGGGCTTACGCTCCGGTTATGGTCAGGGGGGCTTGCCGGATTATCCGCGACAGGTTTATTTGAATTAGCCTTCAATGACCGCCCGGGAACCACTTCAAAATAA